From a region of the Lactuca sativa cultivar Salinas chromosome 4, Lsat_Salinas_v11, whole genome shotgun sequence genome:
- the LOC111895382 gene encoding protein indeterminate-domain 16, whose translation MEDDQRELQLLPTPPHTRGPYSRPASWKSDSMRYRSESIQFNSLESAGPSLDLQLSISLRPIQSPADHCMLGDSFEFDRRDSKSDNGRVEALKWQAADQIRIASMEKAYAERVREMTKREMELAQSEFSRARHMWERAREEVERVEKMKERATRRIDSTCMEITCQACRQKFRH comes from the coding sequence atggAAGATGATCAAAGGGAACTACAACTCCTCCCAACGCCGCCGCACACAAGAGGACCGTACTCACGTCCGGCGTCATGGAAGTCGGATTCGATGAGATACCGATCTGAGAGCATCCAGTTTAATTCTTTAGAGAGTGCTGGTCCGTCGCTCGACCTGCAACTATCGATTAGTCTCCGGCCAATCCAGTCGCCGGCGGATCACTGTATGCTGGGGGATTCGTTCGAATTCGATCGGAGAGACTCTAAAAGTGATAACGGAAGAGTTGAAGCGCTGAAATGGCAAGCGGCGGATCAAATTCGGATAGCGTCAATGGAGAAAGCGTATGCGGAGCGTGTTAGAGAGATGACGAAGCGGGAGATGGAATTAGCGCAATCGGAATTCTCACGAGCACGACACATGTGGGAACGAGCTCGAGAAGAGGTCGAGAGAGTGGAGAAGATGAAAGAAAGGGCAACTCGCCGGATTGATTCAACCTGTATGGAGATCACTTGTCAAGCTTGCAGGCAAAAATTTCGACATTGA